From Candidatus Poribacteria bacterium, one genomic window encodes:
- a CDS encoding NIPSNAP family protein, producing MIYEIRTYNLKLGQLNEYWERFGEKLPGRQKLSKLGGHWYTEVGPLNQMVAVWPYESLEQRAEIRRAAEAGPNPVWPPDTSDLIISMVSEIFLPAPFMEPLGERDLGPIYEMRLYSYPAEGMPQVLEAWGAAIPERVKYSSLAGCWYSEYGGINNFIHLWAYRSFEERQRIRAETREKGVWPPKGSVRPITQESKLLLPAPFSPMQ from the coding sequence GTGATCTACGAGATAAGAACCTATAATTTGAAACTCGGTCAACTTAACGAATACTGGGAACGCTTCGGCGAAAAATTACCCGGCCGCCAGAAACTATCGAAACTCGGTGGACACTGGTATACCGAAGTGGGACCCTTGAACCAGATGGTCGCCGTTTGGCCCTACGAGAGCCTTGAACAGCGGGCAGAGATTCGTCGTGCTGCAGAAGCCGGACCGAACCCGGTATGGCCCCCCGATACGAGCGATCTCATCATATCAATGGTATCCGAGATTTTTCTGCCAGCTCCCTTTATGGAACCCTTGGGTGAAAGAGACCTCGGACCCATATATGAGATGCGTTTGTACTCCTATCCTGCAGAGGGCATGCCGCAGGTTTTAGAAGCCTGGGGTGCTGCTATTCCTGAGCGTGTGAAATACTCATCGTTGGCAGGCTGTTGGTACTCAGAATACGGTGGGATCAACAATTTCATCCATCTATGGGCATATAGGAGTTTTGAAGAACGCCAACGCATCCGAGCGGAGACACGAGAAAAAGGCGTCTGGCCCCCCAAAGGCTCCGTCAGACCCATCACACAGGAGAGCAAACTTCTCCTGCCAGCCCCATTCTCACCGATGCAGTAG